In the Glycine max cultivar Williams 82 chromosome 19, Glycine_max_v4.0, whole genome shotgun sequence genome, tgaaattgattataaagatcaaaattataaactttcaaaaaatgaaaaataaaatattttgattaaaaaaataaaaaataaaaactacaaactttttaaatattataatgaaatatttcaattttttaatgaaaaaactaaaaacacatttaaaaaaataataggacaaaaattataattctagAATAGGCTGAACCTGAGATCGAttaaccaaacaccactaaccAAACACTGCAACCAGTTGTTTTGTTCCTGTCTTCCTGACGCTGATTATGTTTGGTGACAGATCTCCCTGACTGCGCAACCTCGTTTCGTTCCCATGGCTTCAACCCTTCAGAAACTGCTTCGAAAACCATTACCACTACCACCCTTCAGATTCATCACTGCCCTCAACCCTCCgcaaccccaaaaccaaaaccccgttctcactctcactctcaacCCTCCCCAACAATGTCACCCTCAACCCTTCGATGATTCCCCCACCGTGATCTTTCCCAGTTTCCCCTTTGGGTTCTCCCCAAAACCGGTTTTTGAAAGCGGGTTTCGCGGCGCggcggaagaagaagaagactcaTCTGGAACCCTTTGGGCCGACAGCGTGAAGAAGAAgcggaagaagaagatgaacaaGCACAAGTACCAGAAGCTCAGGAAGCGC is a window encoding:
- the LOC100306462 gene encoding uncharacterized protein LOC100306462, producing the protein MASTLQKLLRKPLPLPPFRFITALNPPQPQNQNPVLTLTLNPPQQCHPQPFDDSPTVIFPSFPFGFSPKPVFESGFRGAAEEEEDSSGTLWADSVKKKRKKKMNKHKYQKLRKRMRRQT